The Nostoc sp. 'Lobaria pulmonaria (5183) cyanobiont' DNA window TGCACAGGCTCAGTAGGTGTAGTAGCAGCGTTTAATCGCTGTGATTGCCCAAGCCGGATAATGACTCCTATACTAATACCCAGATATAAAAAAATGCTAATAAGACTAAATGAGAATACTTGCCCCAAGCTGCGATCTACCATCGTTCACTCCTTACACGATGGCATTAGTTTATCCCAAAAATCTGTGTTGGCGGTGTATGTTTTAGTGTTTTTGGCAAATATTTGACTACGTAAGCCTGGAAATCTAATCTCATTTTACTTACAAATAATTATACCTGCCAGCTATCAAGGTAAACAATATCTGTTTGTCCAGTTCTTTTGGAATTAGTTTTTTAGAAGGTAACTTTCACGATACTGAGGAAAATAGAAAAATTTTAAAATATGCGACTCACAGAAGAATCATGGACGTTGATAATTATCAGCAGATACAGCAAATACTAGGACTAGAAGATGACTTGTTAGCACGAATATCAAGTAGTTAAGTTGACTAAAATCACACATGAGTAGTGATTTACATTACGTGTGCTATTGTAGTATGGTGTTACTATTTTTTAGGTATAAATGCTAGTAAGCAAAATGTACAATAATAAACTAGCTATTACTCGTTACATAATTGTTTTGACGAGAAAATCAAAATATTCATTATTATTTATAGCATTTTTCTCTTTTTTTATATCATTACTGCTGGCATTAATTCATAGCACATTCAATATAAATATTGTTAGTACAATAGTAGGATTAACTCTATTTTTTTCAGGATTTTCATTGGATATATTTTTACATTTAAAGAATCATAATAGACTTAAACGCCAAGTTAAATTAGTACAAGTAAAGCAGGCAATGTCAACATCAAATCATCAAACAATAATTGATACAAGAGGGGGTGATTTCAAGCAAAATATCGCAGGAAATCTTGTTGGACGAGATGTTAACAGTCATAATATTAAGAATATTACTGTTAGAGATAGAGAAGTAGAAATCAATCCCAATAATATTATTGAGACATTTGATCAATTTAGAGATATTTTAGTACAAAGTATAACTCAAAGCTCTGATGCCTTAGAATCAATATCTGAGTTTGCAAAGGAACTAACTGAAGAATTACGCAATCATCCAGAAGTGAAAGTCTGTTTCGGTGTAGATGAAAATATTAGCACCCAAGAATTAATAAACGAAATTTTTATAGATTTATTGACTAAATCTTATAAACAAAATAGCGATAGATATCAAAAAAATCTGATTATTCAGCCCGATAAAATTGAAGAAATAAATACTTATAATAGTTCAGAATTTATAGAATATTTTAGATATTCTGGCAATAATGAATATGATGTTATATATAAAGCATATACTATTCACTTATTTCAAGAGGAATTTAAATGGTGGCGTTATAAAATTAGAAGAAGTGATGTATCTTATTTGGAACGAGCTAATAGACAACGTTCGGGTAATATATACTTTGCAATTGGAAAAGCTATTATTGAAATAGAGAAAGAACTTACAAATAATTGGGCAAATAATCCTGAATAAAGTAAATTGATTATTTGGTGATTAATATATACCACGAGAGGTTCCTTAGCTTTCTCATTCCCAGTGCGATGCTTCGTGAGAGGTCTTTGACTATCGCGTTTATGAACATTTTACAAGCCTTAATACCCGTTTTTTAGTAGCATCTAACAAACTTTATAACCGCAATGAAAACAACCTACGTAAAAATAATTACAATATAGCAAATACTCTTATTATCAGGAGAAAAGATGATGGCAGGTGATTTCATCATTAATACTGGCGGTGGCAAATTTAAACAAAATATTGGGCGTGATTTAATCCAAGGTGATTACTACGTCACAGGACAACCACAAAGCCTGGCTGAGGCTGTTGCCGAGGTTCAGAAAATCCTTGAACAGCTAGAAAAGTCATACTCTACTGAAACGAAAGAAGGCAAGGAGGCGATTGCTATAGAAACCATCAGACAAATCGACAGTAACCCTACCTTAGCCGCACGGATACTTAGTGCATTAACAGAAGGTAGTGTTTCTGCTTTCGAGCAATTCCTTAACCATCCAGCAGCGAGCTTTGTAATTGCTGCGTTAGCAGATTGGCAAAAGACTAAGGGAGTATAAGCATAATATTATACTTCTATTGAAAGTAAAAGGGTGTCTGTGCCTAATAAATACCAGTAAGAGAATTTAATCAACCTCTACAAGACTAAAAATCATTTAAGTGAAGTGATAGACTTATTGGGCAATGATCTAATAACTAGCCTTTAAAATCTGTGAAGCGTTAAAGCGAGGGAATAATAACCCCTTTTTTTATGTGTTCTGTATTGAAATGCTTACAGAATAAGGAAATACGGAGAGGGGGGGATTCGAACCCCCGTTGAGTTTCCCCAAAACGCATTTCGAGTGCGTCACCATGAACCGCTCGGACACCTCTCCAACTATTTAGTCAGACATTTGAGTATCTATTTTACATTCAAATGCTGTAAATTTAGGGAAATTTTGCTGGATTCCCTATACTACTATAGCATTATCGCTTTTTTTGCGTAACGATACTAAAGCAAACGAAAATAGCTCGACAGTGGATTCCATTAACTTCATGTCGAACAACCAGAGAAATGAGTGAAAGCAAAAGCGTTAGGCAGTATTTTTAGATACTTTCTTGAGCGGGTCTGAACTGTATTGCTTTAGATGTGTATATTAAATTTGATGGGCAAAACTGAGCGAAAAATTATGCATCGCCGGATTAACATTACCTTACCAGACGAGACAATTGAACTAATCGATCGAGTGATATAAAAAGGCGATTCTCCAGAAGAGACGCTGCGCGCTCAATTAATCTAAAAGACGCGATTAATCGCGTCTCTACTTATCTGGCTCAGACCTTAGTGTAATTATTGATTACTTTGGCTAAGTCTGGCACTGCTTCTTCTACGTGTTTTTTGGCTGAACCGCGAAGTTTTTCATAAGTTCCTCGCACGATTTGGCGGTTTGAGTTCTTGACTCTCCCATCAGTAACACTCAGTAGTGCATCTGCTGTATTAGAGCGATTCGCACTCAGATATTCAACTGGGTCGCCTTTCTCTACGCCTTGACTCCAGATAGGATCGAGAGCTATAAAGCATTGCGGTAATATCTGCTCAACGACATAGGGAATGTACCCTGGCTTAACCCCCTTCAAAGCAGCAAAGGCAGTTTTCAAAGCGATACCACTCATACCTGACTTGGATGCAAGCTGTCCTTCGATCATGTTGCAACAATCATCTATGACCATAGCCTTTTTGGTCGGGTTCAAAAGTCCGTCGCTAAGTCCCATTTCACTCTTCCTTATCTAAGTACTTAATTCTATTCGACTAATTTGTTTAGCAAGCAGGAAATTACAGAAAATGGTATCAGAGTTAGAGAATGTTGTGGATAAGCTGATACGCTTTTAACCTGCATAGTTCAAATCACTAAAAAAAAGATGCGGGGACTCAGAGAAGTCCCCTAACACTGGCCAGTATTCTCAGGTTATCTGCACTTTGCTAGGAGACTTAAGGGCAAAAGTTAGGTTATCCCATCCTGCTGAGACCTAAGTTGCGTCTCTGGCTGACTTGAGCCAGCAGGTAGAGCCTTATGTCTAGATCCCGAAGTTCCATTTGGAGAATCTGGAGGATTTGAACCTCCCGATCCCTTCCGAGGTAATATAGCCTGAGCCAAGCTCTTAACCAAAATATACAGAATTGGCACTAAGAACAAACTCAAGAACGTCGAAAGCATCAGCCCTCCAAAGAGCGCTGTTCCTAAAGACCAACGGCTGCTGGCTCCAGCCCCTTGAGAGATTACCAAGGGTAAAAATCCTAACAGCGCTGCAAAGGAAGTCATTAAGATCGGTCGCAGACGTTCTTGCCCCGCTTTTACTGCCGCCCTTGTGTAGCTCATGCCCTGCTCATGCAGTTGATTGGCAAATTCTACGACTAGAATTGCGTTTTTCGCAGCTAGACCAATCAAAGTTACCAGACCTACCTGGCAATAGATATCATCCACCACTTTGGGGAAGAGGCTACCTACCATGAAAATATTCGATCGTAGCCAAAGGGCTGTCATCGCTCCCAAGACTGCTAGAGGAACCGTCAGCAAAATAATAATCGGGTCAACGTAGCTTTCATACTGAGCCGATAGCACCAGAAAGACAATCACGATCGCTAAGGCAAAAATCAATCCCGTAGCTCCCCCAGATGTCTTCTCTTGGAGATAAGTCCCTGTCCACTCATAACCAAATCCTTGAGGTAAGACTTCTGCTGCAATTTCCTCCATCGCTTTAATCGCCTGTCCCGAACTAGCACCGGGAGCAGGAGCGCCCTGTACTTTGATTGACCTGTACAAGTTGTAATGGGAGATGGTTTTCGGCCCCACAAAGGGAGTAATTTTCACCAAACTACTCAACGGAATCATCACACCATTTGCAGAGCGAACATACAGCTTGCCAATATCATCTGGATTAGAGCGGAACACCCCATCTGCTTGGACATATACTCGATACTGTCGCTGTCCCTGCACAAAGTCATTCACATATTGCGACCCCAAGTAACTTTGCAAAGTCCCAAAGATATCGTTGAGTTCGACGTTGAGAGCTTTGGCTTGGTTGCGGTTTACCTGAATGTCAAATTGGGGAGTGTCTGCGGTGAACTGAGTGAAGACTCCTTGGAGAACAGGATTTTTATTTGCCGCCCCAATCAATTTTTGAGCATTCTCAATTAGGGTTTCAATCGGCGCACTTCCGGTTTTGTCTTGAATGATAAACTCAAAACCACCCGTAGTACTCAATCCTCTAACTGGAGGAGCATTCACAGCGATCGCTCTAGCATCTGTAATTGCAGAGAGCTTTTTGTTCATCCTCTGAAGTATTCCATAGACAGACTCAGATTCTTTAACTCTCTCTTTCCAGGGTTTCAGGTTAGCAAAGGCAATGCCTAAATTAGAAGCATTGCCATCGAAACCAAACCCACTGATCATAAAACTAGCTTGAACTTCGGGAAGCGATGTGACTTCTTTGGCAACCCGCTCCATAACAGATTCGGTGTATTTCAAAGAAACCCCGTCAGGCCCCTGGACAATTACAAAGAAGTAACCCTGATCTTCCTCTGGAATAAATCCGGTAGGTACTGCTCTGTACATCAAAACCGTTGCTACTAAACCAGTAATGAAAACCCCAATAACAATCGGCTTGACATGGGTAAGATAGCTAACAAACCCGACATATCGGCGCGTGAACCAGCCAAATCCCCGATTAAACTGCCTAAAGAACCAACCTAAAGGGCCCCGTGGAGTCTGAGCTGGACGCATGAGGATGGCTGCCATACTCGGAGAGAAGGTTAAGGCATTGAAGGTCGAGATGCCAATGGAGCAAGCAACCGTTAACGCAAATTGTTTGTAGACAATCCCAGTAGTGCCCGGAATGAATGCAACTGGAATGAATACCGCCATGAGTACAAGTGAAGTGGCAATGATTGCCCCAGTTAACTCCTTCATGGCTTCAACAGCGGCCTCAAAGGGACTCATGCCCTCCTCTAGTTTGACCGCAACTGCCTCGACCACAATAATCGCATCATCGACGACGATCCCGATCGCCAGAACGAAACCAAATAAGGTCAGTGTATTAATCTGAAATCCTAAAACCAACAGAGCCGCACACGTCCCAATCAGGGAAACGGGGATCGCAATAGTGGGAATGATCGTGGTACGCCAGTCTTGCAAAAAGACAAAAATTACCAAGACCACCAGAACAATCGCCTCAACCAGAGTGTGCAGAACTTCTTCTAAAGAAATTTCTACAAATGGAGTGGTATCAAATGCCACCTGTGCTTTTAGTCCAGGTGGAAAATTCTTCTCTAATATTTTGATCTGGTTTTCAACAGCATGAGCAACGTTCAGGGCGTTACTACCCGGAAGTTGATATATACCTAAACCCACAGCTGGCTTGGGAGCATTTCCTGGGAGGGTGAATTTGGCATCAGCGAGATAGCTCTCTGCTCCTAGTTCAACTCGACCGATGTCTCTGACCTTAACTAGGGTGCTATTAGTAGCGCTATTAATGGTGCTATTAGTGGTGCTATTAGTGGTGCCATTAGTGGTGCTATTAGTGCCACTTCGACTCACCTTCAACACCATATCTTCAAATTCAGCCGCATCTTTAAATCGACTGGTTGCCCGTAAAGCAAATTCAAAGCTTTGATTATCTGGTGCTGGTTCCTTACCAATCGCCCCTGCACCCACCTGAATATTTTGTTCTTGCAGGGCGGCTGTAACATCTTGAGGAGTTAGTTGATGTTGGGCAAGCTTGTTGGGATCAAGCCAAAGACGCATGGCATATTTGCGCTCCCCAAAAATTGTGGCTTTTCCTACACCT harbors:
- a CDS encoding efflux RND transporter permease subunit; this translates as MFVNTFIRRPVLTTVCTFIILLLGSICIPILPISQLPDLAPVQITVSSNNIGADAQTTESTVTNIIERQINGVKDVSYISSNTGNDGFSNITVSFPTNVNSDIAQVNVQNKQALADPQLPDTVQRTGVTVETASSSLLLVYGFYSENNEYDNIFISNYVDLYIFDQIKRLPGVGKATIFGERKYAMRLWLDPNKLAQHQLTPQDVTAALQEQNIQVGAGAIGKEPAPDNQSFEFALRATSRFKDAAEFEDMVLKVSRSGTNSTTNGTTNSTTNSTINSATNSTLVKVRDIGRVELGAESYLADAKFTLPGNAPKPAVGLGIYQLPGSNALNVAHAVENQIKILEKNFPPGLKAQVAFDTTPFVEISLEEVLHTLVEAIVLVVLVIFVFLQDWRTTIIPTIAIPVSLIGTCAALLVLGFQINTLTLFGFVLAIGIVVDDAIIVVEAVAVKLEEGMSPFEAAVEAMKELTGAIIATSLVLMAVFIPVAFIPGTTGIVYKQFALTVACSIGISTFNALTFSPSMAAILMRPAQTPRGPLGWFFRQFNRGFGWFTRRYVGFVSYLTHVKPIVIGVFITGLVATVLMYRAVPTGFIPEEDQGYFFVIVQGPDGVSLKYTESVMERVAKEVTSLPEVQASFMISGFGFDGNASNLGIAFANLKPWKERVKESESVYGILQRMNKKLSAITDARAIAVNAPPVRGLSTTGGFEFIIQDKTGSAPIETLIENAQKLIGAANKNPVLQGVFTQFTADTPQFDIQVNRNQAKALNVELNDIFGTLQSYLGSQYVNDFVQGQRQYRVYVQADGVFRSNPDDIGKLYVRSANGVMIPLSSLVKITPFVGPKTISHYNLYRSIKVQGAPAPGASSGQAIKAMEEIAAEVLPQGFGYEWTGTYLQEKTSGGATGLIFALAIVIVFLVLSAQYESYVDPIIILLTVPLAVLGAMTALWLRSNIFMVGSLFPKVVDDIYCQVGLVTLIGLAAKNAILVVEFANQLHEQGMSYTRAAVKAGQERLRPILMTSFAALLGFLPLVISQGAGASSRWSLGTALFGGLMLSTFLSLFLVPILYILVKSLAQAILPRKGSGGSNPPDSPNGTSGSRHKALPAGSSQPETQLRSQQDGIT
- a CDS encoding DUF6918 family protein, whose translation is MGLSDGLLNPTKKAMVIDDCCNMIEGQLASKSGMSGIALKTAFAALKGVKPGYIPYVVEQILPQCFIALDPIWSQGVEKGDPVEYLSANRSNTADALLSVTDGRVKNSNRQIVRGTYEKLRGSAKKHVEEAVPDLAKVINNYTKV